AAGACTAACCTCTCTCCGTTTAAGATCAACTCCAGACAACTCAGATTTAGCCTTTAATTTCTCATAACTGAAGAATCTCTGACTATTTTGACTATCATTTTCATCCTCCACATTTTCCTGTTTCGGTTCTGAATCCCCATTGCTACCTGTTTCAGGGGCAAGTTCCTCTCTCTCCTTGGCTTCTTCTTCAAGAGCTTCTTCAGAATGGGCACTTTCACTTTTAGCATCAGCTGTAACAACTCAAACTTGTCATAATATGATCATAAGAAACACATTTGACTAATAGACAATATGAATTCTATTTCTCACCAGGAGTGCTACTTCCCACAACAGGACTACTGCTTGCCATCGGAGACGTGTCAGGTGAATGTTTCTTTTTTTCAGCAGTGAGAACTTGAGATAGAGCAGCTACAGCTGCTGCTCGTTGTGATCCTTGACCTCTTGCTGATGACCTAGGAGTAATAGGTTTAGTTCCGGATGTTGAATTAAATGCGGAGTTTAAGGCGGCTAAAGCTTCTGCCCTTTGTCTAGGTCCTCCTTGATTAAAGCCATTCAATTTATCCTGTGTCATCAAGAGTAGAAAAGATAAGAAGGAAGCGCCCAtttctttctttaatttattCAATACTCACCTATGACACTATTAAATATAGTGTTTTTTAAGAAATAAGTGCTTCTGTAGCGTTCTAGGCTTTAAGCTCAGGTTTCAATCTATGATTTTTACACAAATTTCCACGATCCAACTATCTATACTAAATCTAGATGACTATACCAACTAAGTTTTTCAATAACAtgccaaaattaattttgtttatggATGATAACTGAAGGAAGGAAAACCAAAGTGGCACATGACAAGAAGAATGTAACAATAATGGTATTAAAAACGCCAAATAATTAGCAATGATTAGAataagatgaagatgaacaCAGCTAATGCTAACTTTCTTCAATGCAATAGAGGCTGCTTAGGAATGAATCTATTATCTTCAATCATTCATGAAATAAGGAtagaacaagaaaaagaaatgcTTGTATTATAACTTCGATATACAGAAAGAGAAATGCTAAGCCTTCAATAGCTGATTGTTGTATCAGTGCAACTTGTTATATGCCTCTGTGATTAAGAATTTGTGGTTTTACCTATCTCGCCCACTTTAATTTTACCAAGTTAGTGTTTTTAATAATAGCGCTGAAAACTCTGTAGAAACTTAGTAATAATGAGTGATATAGTGGGATGATGTGATATAGCTTATTTCTATAGCTTAGGTGTTGTTAACTGGGATGATGTGATATAGTAAAAATGAGTGCATTTCTACATgtaaatgagagagaaataaactTCTAAGAACTTCTAATTTCTTTGAAGAGGCATCCACTCTGCAGAAAGTCGAATGATtatcaaaatataatttttaagataaaaaattagTCATGCTGTCAGAGGCTGCTCCAACGACCCTAAATAAAAAACCCCATAATCAGTCATAGAGGAATAATTAGAATACTTAATTTGACTCTATAGCTCCTGGTGCCCCATGGCATGACTTAACTTTCCAAAATAAAAACCAAGAAGGTGAGAATTTTGATGCTCACTTATCGATTCAGGAGATATTAAATTCAATTTAATATTTGTGAGTACTTTTCCCTTCATTATTTTTGGGGTAAATAACTGAACCTATACTCACCCAAACTCAATTATTTACAACTAAGAAATAAAATACAGGAATGTGAAATGCTATGAGTTTAATGCCGTCTCATTACCCCACGCCCTTTTATATTATCAAGAGAATCTAGTGTTGGTTTGAAGTTCAATGGCTGTAAATAAAAAAGATAGCAAGCAAGTTGCCATACCGCACTGGATGGTGACTCAGGAGATGAATTGAACGCATTAGTTAAGGCAGCCAAAGCTTCTGCTCTTTGTCTTGGTCCCCCTTGACTTGGTCCTTTAGTCTTTTCCTGTCAACAGATTCAGGAAATCCTAGCTAAGCATATGGAAGCACGAACAAGGGAACTATATAACTAAGAAATAAGAGACTTAGATAGAAGGATACAAAGGTAAAAAGTGACTCTTAAAGCATGGTGTtagaataatataaaatcattacgCGTCTTCACCAAACAACCTGAGCTTTtgagatagttggttcatgacacaTGGTTCATTCAACAACAAGAAATTTCTCATGAAAGTTAGAAATCAGGTTTATACCTCAACAGAATGGCCAAACCCAAAGAATAATGCCACCTTTTTCTGGAATGAGTTCCCCTGAACCTGCAATTCATCAGGAAGATAATGAATGAGTATTTCAACAAATTAAGGGCTTGTTTGGTTTAAGgaaacatttctgttttcattttttatgccaattttaattacaaaaatgccATTTAGTTTCATTTAGTTTTCTACTATCAAAGATTGCACAGGAAATGGTAGAATCAATTTAGCTTTTAGCCTCACTGTTGAATTTCTTCAACCACCTCATGATCACCTGATATCAACTTCACAAATCACACTCCCACTGACACACTTTGTGTAAGTAAATATTATAATTGAACCAAGTGCCAACGGTTCATACATGAGAGCAGTTGTTTTATACCCATAATATGAGCTTCCACGGTTATTTTTAAAGATGGAACCTGTGGTATAAAACTTCAAAGCTGTTGTCATCCCTATATTTGATGAGAACAATATGTTTTCTTTAAACCTTTGAATTATACTGTTGTCATGGTCAACCAACACAGACAGACCCAGAAAACTATTAACTTCATGGGTGATGATGATTAGAAGTGTGAAAATGAAGATCCTATAAGAATACGGACAAACAAAAAGGGGGTTCCCTTAATGTTTGAGCACATACCGTAGCTTTTGCATGATCCCAAGAAAAGTATGTTGTGAAAAAGCAAGGTTCATTCCCTTCTGTTACTTTATACAGAGGTACATGAGGAGAAAGCCCTTCCAGAGATGTAGCCTTATCAATGTATTTCTGATGGAAAATTTTCGAGTATAATTAAGTACATGAAGTAAAAGGAAATATAGGAGACAAAAGCTCTGATCTGTTGAGCGTGTTTACCTGGGCAATTTCAAAAGCATTTTGCTTTTCTTTAGTGTCCACAGACTGACCGATCCAAACAAACACTTCAGCATGCGTGTCAAGTATTAGGATGTCCTCTGTTAACAAATCATCCTGGGAAAAGTTGTAAACCTCCTCTTCCTGAAGTGCAAAATATAAAAATGGATTTAGAATACATGAACCTCAGAGTCACTGCCTCATTTCTGACAAGTATCCTAGCAATAGTGTGAAAGTTCACAAAGTGACACTAACCTGTAACTTTCCTGGTACATCCATATTgcaaaagaaatataaaaaaatattaataatggtcagaaaaaacaaatatcaatCAATAAATATGCTTATCTCTAACACAATTTCATACAGAGAAGTCTTGTTACGAGAAATACTACCTCTATTAAATGAGAAAGTGAATAAATGTGGGTCTCTGACAATGTCATTAGTGGCTTTTTTGCTGGTGTGACTTTGTTTTCCTCCAACAGCAAACCAGAATGCGGAGGTTTCTGTCCCTTCTTTTGCATGCTTTAAAGCAATTCCTGGCTGAACATGGATTTGTAACATGTTAACAAATAATGTATAATGTAACACTACAATGATTTACTCCACACTTTAAAAGCAAGCAACCTTTACGAATGAACAAAAAACCATTACGAGTTAAAGCTACAGTCATTAATGCTTGAGAAAAAGAATTACACAGGGGCATAGATGCGCTAGGTAGTTACAAGTGATGTACTTAGTGCAAAACCATAAGTATATAGCCATCCCAAGCTTATAGAAATATAAAAGCCATTTCCACAAGTTTGCTTAAAAGTTTTACATATAGAAGAGTTGAACTTCTTCCCTGAAAGATAAATCTAAACCAGTCTCTAGACACTAGAAACTCAGAAGTGTTTGAATTATACATGATTGAGAACACTTTTTGTGTTTATATGATAGTGCTTGAATAATTTAATGGAAGGCCCAAAAAGTTGAGCTGTTCCCTTAAAGTTTcagtgagtttttttatttaagtaGAAAAGATGTGAGCTACAAATAGGGAGAGGATAGAAAGTCCTTAAAACAGAAAGGAACAAAATGCAAAAGAGAGCAGGAAAAAACATGTACCCTTAAAAACTCAGCAACTTTTGCCGCAAGCTGCTGCTGCTCAAAGGAACTTTGATTGCCATGCCAAGTGAAAACTGTTGAGCCAGATTGTAAGAGAAAACACTCAGTAGAATTCAATGATGCCGCCACCTGAATAACAATGTCATAATTTTGGTCAACTTAGCAGAGAAAGAAGCTCTAACAACATAACCATAATAGAcaaaaatgaataattaaatggGTACTTACTGCATCAACTTGCACTGCTTTATTATTATGAATGGATGTTCCGGAAATACGAATAAGTGCAATACTCTCTGCTGTGTATGTCTCATCTGGCAAACCTTTATCTGCTATTAATTTTTTGTAACCAGAGCTCAAACCTCCCTGAAGAAGACATAAGTCATCAAACTAGTTAACTTCACACAATCTATACATGTTACTCAAAATAGCATTGGATTTTTCAAATGTTACCTTGAGGATCACCATAGGTTGGAAAATAGCAACAAACTGAGGTGGCTCTTTACCTTCAAATATGCGACCCTGCAAGAAGCCACTACAATTACATCCAGTTTCGAAACCACAACCCAATTTCATATTCACATTACAATACCTGAACAGGTCTACCCTTTAATGAGTTGAACATTGTATTAGCCAACCGAGTAGCCATTTTTTGGTCCTCCTGAAATTGGAAACATAACCAAGTCAACTTGTAGATAGACATAAATTCATAAAAACTCCAAGCAACCAAAACGGCTAGCTAGTGGGATAGGGAGTTATTTTCTTACTTTAAAATTGTAGATGATTTCATAGACTTGATATGTCACATTTATATAGTTGTTTTCTTCTGAGTTCTTATGAAGAATATTATGTTAAGATAATGTAACATAATGTGGGTGGATTTCGGATATATGCTATTAGCATGCATTTACTATAGATGCTCAAAGTACAAAGGAGATTGTGCTGAATTTTCAGTAGCTCTTTCACATAGAGATGTTTATCTCTAGTGTGGTTCTCCGGTTAGACTTTCCAGGATAACTAAGGAGTAGGCCAAAATTAGCCTAACGCTGGTCATGGACCACAAGTGGATCATGAAGGATTTTCATCCCGAAAAACAAAATTGCGGTTGGGTTGTGTGTGCGCGCATGTATGGCGTTATCTAGTAAGGGGAGCAAATAATGATCATACAGCAATGTATAGATGATTaagatatttttattaatgcaGTCCTGATAATACATTATGATTTTACAATCAAGATTAATTCCTCTAATTAGAGCGTGTATGTTTATTGATACAGCATATTTTGCCCATTGCTATCCACAATGCATAGCCACCATTAAATAAAGCCAAGAAACTTCATAGTATATTCTCTAGTAAAGTTGTTGACTATATATACTGAATGTTATGACAAGTTGACAACCATAGATTCATAGACAACGAATATGTAATTAGAAATAACATATTTAGCCATGCATGGAAACTCTAGGCCAGTCTTAACAATAGGGTAAGTACGGTAGAGTGAATATAAAACCTATAGCAATTTTCACAATGTATTCTGAAATTAAGTCAGAATGACTGAAATTACCTCAATGCTGTTTTTGCCAAACCAACAGCACAAGAAGTAGTCTTCCTTCCTCTCGCCGGAGTGATAAGTGTACAGTACTATGTAACAATCTCCACTATAAAATTTACCAATATCCTCTTTAGGTAATGGAGTCTTAGCACTTCCATTGATTAGCCATACctgaaaatattaattaatgttacATGCAGATTGGTATTATTTTAGTTGAGCCAAGAAACTCATTAAAGAAAAAATCACCTCCATTTTTCCACCTCCTTCAAGCAATGGTGGAACTTCCTCATTAACTGGGGCACTTTTTGCCACTCCTTTGAGTCCCATACCTTGTTGCTTCAGCATAGCTGGCAGTGAAGAAAAGACCATACTTAGTTAGCATTGCTAATTGTCAAAAGGCAAGCAAAATTAGAAGTTAAACAATGTCCACCTGCAACTTTTCCTCTTCCTTCCTCAGCACCGGTAGTAGCAGATCCTGATGGCCAAGAATCAAAGTTGGACTTAAATGAATGTGGCTCATAACCTTGGATAACCCGGGTTATCCTTGTAGACTTTGGCCTTTTTTGACTTGCAACATAGTCCTGAACAATTAGTAAAATTAATTTCTCCACTTTTAACCATTATACATACGAAG
This is a stretch of genomic DNA from Lotus japonicus ecotype B-129 chromosome 1, LjGifu_v1.2. It encodes these proteins:
- the LOC130730164 gene encoding villin-3 encodes the protein MSNAAKVLDPAFQGVGQRVGTEIWRIENFQPVPLPKSEHGKFYMGDSYIILQTTQGKGGSYLFDIHFWIGKDTSQDEAGTAAIKTVELDASLGGRAVQHREIQGHESDKFLSYFKPCIIPLEGGVASGFKTPEEEEFETRLYVCKGKRVVRIKQVPFARSSLNHDDVFILDTQDKIYQFNGANSNIQERAKALEVIQLLKEKYHEGKCDVAIVDDGKLDTESDSGEFWVLFGGFAPIGKKVISEDDIVPETIPAQLYSIADGDVKSVEGELSKSLLENSKCYLLDCGAEVYVWVGRVTQVEERKAACQAAEDYVASQKRPKSTRITRVIQGYEPHSFKSNFDSWPSGSATTGAEEGRGKVAAMLKQQGMGLKGVAKSAPVNEEVPPLLEGGGKMEVWLINGSAKTPLPKEDIGKFYSGDCYIVLYTYHSGERKEDYFLCCWFGKNSIEEDQKMATRLANTMFNSLKGRPVQGRIFEGKEPPQFVAIFQPMVILKGGLSSGYKKLIADKGLPDETYTAESIALIRISGTSIHNNKAVQVDAVAASLNSTECFLLQSGSTVFTWHGNQSSFEQQQLAAKVAEFLRPGIALKHAKEGTETSAFWFAVGGKQSHTSKKATNDIVRDPHLFTFSFNRGKLQEEEVYNFSQDDLLTEDILILDTHAEVFVWIGQSVDTKEKQNAFEIAQKYIDKATSLEGLSPHVPLYKVTEGNEPCFFTTYFSWDHAKATVQGNSFQKKVALFFGFGHSVEEKTKGPSQGGPRQRAEALAALTNAFNSSPESPSSADKLNGFNQGGPRQRAEALAALNSAFNSTSGTKPITPRSSARGQGSQRAAAVAALSQVLTAEKKKHSPDTSPMASSSPVVGSSTPADAKSESAHSEEALEEEAKEREELAPETGSNGDSEPKQENVEDENDSQNSQRFFSYEKLKAKSELSGVDLKRREAYLSEKEFETVFGMTKEAFSKLPRWKQDMLKRKVDLF